The Acidobacteriota bacterium genome contains the following window.
GGATGGAACACTTACGTTTGCAGGCGAAGTTTTACTCAGCCATGCCAAGCAGATGCTCAACCTCCGGCTGCATGCCCAGCAGGCAATCACCGAGATGCGGAACTTGCAGCATGGCAAGGTCACCATCAGCGCGAACGAACATACCGTTTTTTATTTGCTGCCGGTCATCGAGGAATTCAGAAAACAGCATCCGCTGATCAAGATCGAAGTTCAGCGCGGCGTCGCCAGCCGCATCCCAAAACAAATAACCGCCCGCGAAGTCGAGCTGGGAGTCATTTCGTTCACGCCGAATGACGAATCGCTGCGTTCGATCAGCGCGATGAGCGACGAGCTCGTGCTCGTCGTTTCGCCAAAACATCATCTCGCAAAATTTACTGAGGTTTCGATAAAAGACCTGGGTACCGAGACCTTCGTCGCCCATAATGCGCCGTCACCGTATCGGCAAAAGGTCATCGAGACTTTTGAAAAGCATAAAACGCGGCTCAATATCTCCGTCGAGCTGCCTTCGCTCGAAGCAATTAAACGACTTGTCGCCCGCGGAGTCGGCCTTGCCCTCGTCCCGCGTATCACTGCGAGAGCCGAGATCAATGCGGGATTATTGAAAGAGCTGTCGGTGAAGGAAATGAAGCTCGAACGTAAATTGAACATCATCTATCGCCGAAACTCCGAACTTTCGCACGCAGCTAAAGCGTTTTTGAAGGTTGCAAAAGAGCTCGGCGGAAAAAGCTAAGCGAAGCATGACTGGAGCGGCAAGCAAGGATGCTTGCCCCTCCGGTCACGCTGCCGCGAATTTCGCGACATTCACGTCAAATTTCTCTATGTAATACAAATACTTTGAGTTAGAATGTGAAACAGATTCATCACAGATCTTAACTGGAAAGAACTCACACAATTTATGACTGAAACAGACCTCAGTGACGCACGTCTGCCCTCCGAACGGCGTACCTCCGACCGTAAAAAGCTGATAGTTGACGTCCGCTTCGAAGGCGGCGATGGCACCGGCATTGCAAACACGCGCGATATCGGCTCGGGCGGCTTGTATATGACAACCACTGCCCCGCTCGACGTCGGCACGCCGATCGTAATGGCTCTTAACATTGGCGAACGCTCGATGAATATTCTAGGCACGGTCGTTTACTCGGACCCGGGCCATGGCGTCGGAGTCAGATTCAAGGACCTAAGTGCCGACGATGAGACATTCTTAAGTGAAATAGCATAAAGATCAGCGAATCTGGACTCTTGGACTTTGGAATCAAAAAAAACTTATGTTTGATCAATTCACGCTTGGCATCGAGGAAGAATTTCAGATCGTTGATCCTACAACGCGCGAGTTAAAATCGCATGTTTCTGAGATCCTCGAGGAAGGCAAGCTGCTGCTTGGTGAGAAGATCAAGCCTGAAATGATCCAGTCGATGATCGAGGTCGGTACTGGCGTTTGCGCAAACATTAAGGAAGCGCGTGAAGACCTTTCGACGTTGCGGTGCATCATTTCGAGCCTTGCACAGAAGAAGGGAATGGCCATCGTCGCTGCATCGACGCATCCTTTTTCGAAGTGGTCCGAACAGGAGATCTACGACGGTGATCGATATAAATTACTGGTTGACGAATTGCAGATGGTGGCCCGCAGCCTGCTGATCTTTGGGCTCCACGTCCATGTCGGTATTCCCGATATGGAAAAACGTATTCAGGTTATGAATGCGGCCCGTTATTTCCTGCCGCATGTTCTGGCTTTGACGACATCGTCGCCATTTTGGCTGGGTTTCAACACGGGGCTGAAATCATATCGGTCCGAGGTTTTCAAGAAATTCCCGCGTACCGAGATACCCGACACGTTCGAATCTTATGCGCAATATCAGGCTTATGTTGACCTGCTGGTCAAGATGAACTGCATCCAGAATGGGTCGAAGATCTGGTGGGATGTGCGTCCGCATCATCTTTTCCCAACACTCGAATTTCGTATTTGCGACATCCCGACCCGAGTTGATGACACGATCGCGATCGCTGCTTTGTTCCAGGCGATCGTTGCGAAATTGATGGTGCTCAACGACGGCAATCTCGGTTTCCGCATCTATCATCGCCGGTTGATCCTCGAAAATAAATGGCGGGCGATCCGCTACGGGCTTGACGGTATGATGCTCGATCTGGGCAAACAGAAAGAGGTTCCGGCGCGGGACCTGATACGCGAACTGCTTGAATTTGTTGACGATGTGGTCGACCCGCTCGATTCGCGTCATGAGATCGAGCATATTCATACGATCCTTGATCGCGGCACCTCGGCCGATGAGCAGCTTCGCGTATACGAGGAAACCGGCGGCGACTTTAACGCTGTTGTGGACATGCTCATGGTCAACACGCTCGAGAATGTGCCAGCTGAGTGTTTC
Protein-coding sequences here:
- a CDS encoding PilZ domain-containing protein; translation: MTETDLSDARLPSERRTSDRKKLIVDVRFEGGDGTGIANTRDIGSGGLYMTTTAPLDVGTPIVMALNIGERSMNILGTVVYSDPGHGVGVRFKDLSADDETFLSEIA
- a CDS encoding LysR family transcriptional regulator, with translation MDINQLEVLVTVARERSFSRAAEVLNRTQPAISQAIRRLESEIGEKLFDRSSKDGTLTFAGEVLLSHAKQMLNLRLHAQQAITEMRNLQHGKVTISANEHTVFYLLPVIEEFRKQHPLIKIEVQRGVASRIPKQITAREVELGVISFTPNDESLRSISAMSDELVLVVSPKHHLAKFTEVSIKDLGTETFVAHNAPSPYRQKVIETFEKHKTRLNISVELPSLEAIKRLVARGVGLALVPRITARAEINAGLLKELSVKEMKLERKLNIIYRRNSELSHAAKAFLKVAKELGGKS
- a CDS encoding carboxylate-amine ligase, yielding MFDQFTLGIEEEFQIVDPTTRELKSHVSEILEEGKLLLGEKIKPEMIQSMIEVGTGVCANIKEAREDLSTLRCIISSLAQKKGMAIVAASTHPFSKWSEQEIYDGDRYKLLVDELQMVARSLLIFGLHVHVGIPDMEKRIQVMNAARYFLPHVLALTTSSPFWLGFNTGLKSYRSEVFKKFPRTEIPDTFESYAQYQAYVDLLVKMNCIQNGSKIWWDVRPHHLFPTLEFRICDIPTRVDDTIAIAALFQAIVAKLMVLNDGNLGFRIYHRRLILENKWRAIRYGLDGMMLDLGKQKEVPARDLIRELLEFVDDVVDPLDSRHEIEHIHTILDRGTSADEQLRVYEETGGDFNAVVDMLMVNTLENVPAECFGQK